The Leptolyngbya sp. FACHB-261 DNA window GTGTTGCGGCCTTGCCCTCCACGCAAGCAGTCCTGGGTATTGTGTTGATGTTTATTCTGAAACAGAACATCACAGCAACGAGCGGCTGGGGCATCTTTGCTATCGGCACATTAGCAGGCGTTGCCCTGCTTGTTAGTGGCATTTATCAGGGCAATTGCTGCGCCATGGCCATCAATGTTTCCAAAAGTAAGCCAGAAATATTTGGTAAATCTCTAGCCCCTGCTGGCATTGTAGAAGGATTCGCTATCTTTGTATTCGTAATGGCCCTGGTCCTGAGCCAAAGCCTACCTCGCGGCTAATGTTATGTCCTTTCTACTGTCTCGATGGTCGTGGGTTCTTGGTCTTGCCCTCATTGGCTTTGGCTTTTTGGTAGACCAAGCGATCACCTTAGCAGTCGAAAGTTTTTGGTTTGCAGAAGTTGACTACCTAAGCGTTTTTGCCACCAGCCTTGGGGTCCGTCTTTTGCTCTGGCTGGCAGGGTTTGTCTTGGCGCTCCTGATTCTAGGAAGCGATCTCAGCTATGTCTGGCGCCGAACAGTTTTACCTAGAGCAAAATTCAGAGACCAAGAGCTAGGCTCCTGGCTGAAGCGATTACTCATTGTCAGCGTCCTCGGGCTGAGCGCCGTAATGGCGGAGTTTTTCTCAAAGGACTGGCTGCCGGTTCTGACTTGGCTCAACCAGGTGCGCTTTGAAACGCAAGATCCTCTCTTCCACCAGGATCTCGCGTTTTACATGTACAGCCTCCCAGTCTGGCAAGCACTGCTGTTTTGGAGCCTGCTGCTGTGGCTCCTAGTTTTAGGCAGCAGCGCTTTGCTTTATGGCTTACGGCAGAGACTGACCACACAGCCTGATAGCTCAGAGTCAGCTAAGACAATAGTCAAGGCAACAGCCCAAAGATTGCCTCTAGCAGCTTCACAGCACCTCCTTTGGTTAGTTGGAGTTCTCTGGCTGCATGTTGCCCTGACACACTGGCTTAGCCGCTATGATCTGCTCTATTCTTCTAGGGGCGTTATCTTTGGGGCAAACTATGCAGATGTTCATGCTCAGCTCCCAGCTAATTGGTTCTTAGCAGGAATTAGTTTATTAAGTGCTGTTGCTTGCTTCTGGCTAGGATGGCATAGTCTCAAAAACGCACCCACTAAAACCCTGTTGCTGCTAGTCGGTGGTTATGTTTTGAGCTTCCTTCTAATTGGCGTCCTATATCCGCAAGTCATTCAAGCCTTTGTCGTTCTGCCTAACGAACTAGAACGAGAACTTCCTTACATCGAACGCAATATTCAGTTCACTCGCCAGGGTTATAATCTAACGAATGTTGAAACTCAAGCTTTCACACTGAAAGATAACCTTACCTACAAGGATATTCAAAACAACCCTGGTACGATTAGAAACATCCGACTTTGGGACAGTCAGCCTTTACTGGAAACCTATCGGCAGTTGCAAGAGATCCGGCCCTACTACCAATTTCCCACCGTTGATGTAGATCGCTATTCAATTGATGGAGAGCTGCGTCAAGTGATGCACTCTGCGCGGGAATTAGATTATAGTCAGGTGCCGCGACGGGCTAGAACCTGGGTCAACCAGCATTTCTTTTATACCCACGGTTACGGTTTCACCCTTAGCCCGGTCAACATTGTGACCCACGAAGGCTTACCAGATTTTTTTATTAAAGATATTCCACCTCAGGCCACTAGCCCAGCGATTGAAACCGCTATTCCCGTTGATAACCCTTCTATTTATTATGGCGAGTTGACTCGCACAAATGTATTTGTCTCTACTACAGATAAGGAACTAGATTATCCTCAAGGCAATCAAAATGTTTATGCCAGTTACACGGGTACGGGTGGAGTTCCCGTTGCGCGATTCTGGCAACGTCTGCTTTACGCTTGGCACTTCAGAGATCCACGAATGTTGCCAGCCAATGAATTTACTGACCAAAGTAGATTCATGTTTCGACGTAATATTCAGGAGCGAGTACAAACAATCGCGCCTTTCCTGCGTTACGACCGTGATCCCTATATGGTGATCGAGGATGGTCGCCTTTATTGGTTTTTAGACGCTTACACCACGAGTACGCACTATCCCTACTCAGAACCTAGCGACGCTCCCTTCGACTTCAACTACATTCGTAACGCAGTCAAAGTTGTTATTGATGCCTATAACGTCAGTGTTGATTTTTACGTTTCTGACCCTCAAGACCCACTCATCAGAACCTATCAACGCAGTTTTCCGGCTCTGCTTCAGCCTCTAGAAAAACTGCCTCAGAGCTTACGGCGTCATCTGCGCTATCCCGAAGACCTCTTTCAGGTTCAGGCACAGCAGTACGCTACATATCATATGGATGACTCTCAGGTTTTCTACAACAAAGAAGACCAATGGCACATTCCCCCGGAGACGCGACAGGGGATCACACAGCCGATGCGGCCCAACTACCTGATCCTAAAGTTGCCTAATCAGCAGAACCAGAAGGACAATAGCCTCCCCGAAGAGTTTGCGCTGTTATCTCCCTTTACGCCATCCAACAAAGACAACCTAATTGCTTGGATGGCCGCCCGTTGCGATGCTGAGGAGTATGGCAAGCTCCTAGTCTATGAGTTCTCCAAGCAAAGTCAATTTTTGGGCCTCGCCAAGTTGAGGCTTGTATTAATCAAGCCCCAGAGATCTCAGAGCAGATTTCTCTCTGGAACCAGCATGGTTCGCGCGTGAACCGGGGTAACCTACTGGTGATTCCAGTGGAAAACTCCCTTCTATACATTGAGCCTCTCTACCTGGAAGCCGAGCAGAGCCGCTTGCCTCAGTTGACTCGTGTGATTGCTGCTTACGAGGACCATGTAGTAGTGAACTCGACCTTAGATGAATCTCTGCGGGAGCTGTTTAGCCCACAGCAAGGTGCTGTGCTCGACCAGCCCAACCTAGCAGAAGATTTAATGACTACTGAAGAGAATCAAGTTGCTACCCCTTCGGCTCGCTCAGTACCCCAATCTCAACAACGGCCCCTCACCCGCCGAGCCCTACAGCAGTGGCAGCAGGCCCAAGATGCTCTTCAGCGGGGAGACTGGGCCGAGTACGGTAAGCTCCAAACCCAACTCCGACAGACTTTAGAGCAGCTAGACGTCCAGCAGTCTCAGCAGCAGTAGGTCTGTCATACTTTTACTGGCCACATCCGGATTTTCCAGAAGTGGCGGAAGTAATTTGTTTCTTGCTAGACAGATGAGGACTTCTCATCTATCATGATTAATTGTCGCCAAAATACGGGTAAGGTCACCCTCCAGCTTTTGCGGTACTGCTCGCTGGCCTCAAAGCCATGAGTGCACCTGCAAACTTCAGGCTCCGTGGGTGAGACTGATCGAATTAGGCCTTGAGCCCGGGAGATACTGAAAGGTAGAGTCTACCTCTTAAGTCTCAACAAGCGCGACACAGTGGGATTGAGCTTGATGCTCTGGATCCCGACTTGAGTTCTACGGTTTCGTAAGGCTCTTCCCCATTTTCTTGAGTTGGGGTGCTCTGGTCTAGAAATTCTAGAACAGAGCTTTGGAGAAGGTGAGCTGGATGCATGG harbors:
- a CDS encoding UPF0182 family protein; the encoded protein is MSFLLSRWSWVLGLALIGFGFLVDQAITLAVESFWFAEVDYLSVFATSLGVRLLLWLAGFVLALLILGSDLSYVWRRTVLPRAKFRDQELGSWLKRLLIVSVLGLSAVMAEFFSKDWLPVLTWLNQVRFETQDPLFHQDLAFYMYSLPVWQALLFWSLLLWLLVLGSSALLYGLRQRLTTQPDSSESAKTIVKATAQRLPLAASQHLLWLVGVLWLHVALTHWLSRYDLLYSSRGVIFGANYADVHAQLPANWFLAGISLLSAVACFWLGWHSLKNAPTKTLLLLVGGYVLSFLLIGVLYPQVIQAFVVLPNELERELPYIERNIQFTRQGYNLTNVETQAFTLKDNLTYKDIQNNPGTIRNIRLWDSQPLLETYRQLQEIRPYYQFPTVDVDRYSIDGELRQVMHSARELDYSQVPRRARTWVNQHFFYTHGYGFTLSPVNIVTHEGLPDFFIKDIPPQATSPAIETAIPVDNPSIYYGELTRTNVFVSTTDKELDYPQGNQNVYASYTGTGGVPVARFWQRLLYAWHFRDPRMLPANEFTDQSRFMFRRNIQERVQTIAPFLRYDRDPYMVIEDGRLYWFLDAYTTSTHYPYSEPSDAPFDFNYIRNAVKVVIDAYNVSVDFYVSDPQDPLIRTYQRSFPALLQPLEKLPQSLRRHLRYPEDLFQVQAQQYATYHMDDSQVFYNKEDQWHIPPETRQGITQPMRPNYLILKLPNQQNQKDNSLPEEFALLSPFTPSNKDNLIAWMAARCDAEEYGKLLVYEFSKQSQFLGLAKLRLVLIKPQRSQSRFLSGTSMVRA
- a CDS encoding ATP synthase subunit C; translated protein: MAADGAMLEPETGHGKFLGVAALPSTQAVLGIVLMFILKQNITATSGWGIFAIGTLAGVALLVSGIYQGNCCAMAINVSKSKPEIFGKSLAPAGIVEGFAIFVFVMALVLSQSLPRG